TCGCGGCTCTGCTCCTCATCGCGGGCATCGCGTTCGGGGTGATGACCGGGGCGGTGCAGATCCGGCTCATCCCGGAGATGTTCCGCACCGTCAAGGAGACGCCGGGGGAGGACGCGGACAGCAACCAGATCTCGGCGTTCAAGGCCTTCACGATCTCCGCCGCGTCCCGCGTCGGCACGGGCAACGTCGCGGGCGTCGCCGTCGCCATCACGACCGGCGGCCCGGGCGCGGTGTTCTGGATGTGGCTCATCGCCCTCGTCGGCGGGGCGACGTCGTTCGTCGAGTCCACCCTCGCCCAGCTGTGGAAGGAACGCGACACGGAGAACCGCGCCTACCGCGGCGGGCCCGCCTACTACATGACGAAGGGGCTCAACGCCCGCTGGCTGGCCGTCCTCTTCGGCATCGCCATCACCCTCACCTACGGGTTCGTCTACAACGCCGTGCAGACGAACTCCATCGTCGAGGCGTTCAGCGTCTCCTTCGGCAGTGACGCGATGTCGACCCGCCTCATCATCGGCGCGGTCATCGCCGCGGTGACCGCCGTCGTCATCTTCGGCGGCATCCAGCGGATCGCCAACGTCACCCAGGTCATCGTGCCGTTCATGGCCGGGGCGTACATCATCATCGGCGCCGTCGTCGTCGCCATGAACATCTCCGCCGTGCCGGACATGATCAGCCTCATCGTCGGCCACGCCCTCGGCTTCCGGGAGGTCACCGGGGCGACGCTCGGTGTCGCGATCCAGCAGGGCATCCGGCGCGGCCTGTTCTCCAACGAGGCCGGGCAGGGCTCCGCCCCGAACGCCGCCGCCACCGCGTCGGTGTCCCACCCCGTGAAGCAGGGCCTGGTGCAGACCCTCGGCGTGTACTTCGACACGCTCGTCGTCTGCTCGATCACGGCCTTCATCATCCTGCTGTCCCACCCGAGCTTCGGGGAGGGTGTGGAGTCCTCCGCGCTGACCCAGCGGGCCCTCGCCAGCGAGGTCGGGGCGTGGGGGACGCACGCGATCACGTTCATCCTGTTCTTCCTGGCGTTCAGCTCCGTGATCGGCAACTACTACCTCGCCCAGTCCAACATCGAGTACTTCACCCGGAACCGGGGTGTCCTCGCCGGGTTCCGCGTGCTCGTCGTCCTGTGCGTCTTCGCCGGGGCCGTGGGGACCGTGCCGCTGGTGTGGAACCTCGCGGACACCTTCGCCGCGACGATGGTCGTGCTCAACCTCATCGCCATCATCCCGCTGAGCCGGGTGGCCGTGCGCCTGCTGCGCAACTACATGGAGCAGCGGCGCGAGGGCAAGGACCCGGTGTTCCACCGCAGCATGATGCCGGACATCCCGAACGTCGAGTGCTGGGGGCCCGCCGACCCGGAGATCCGGGAGGGGGTCCGGCCCTCGTGAGGGACGATCTCGCGGGGGACGACCGCGTGGGGGATGCTCTCGCGGGGGACGACCTCGTGGGGGACGACGACGCCCACCGCGCCGGCGACGGCACCGGCGACGGCACCGCCGGCGCGGCCGGGGCGGGGGAGGACGCCGTGCGGCTGACCGCGTGGGTCCACGGCGACGTCCAGGGCGTCGGCTTCCGGTGGGCGACCCGCGTCCGGGCGCTCGAGCTCGGCCTCGTGGGGTACGCGCGGAACTACGCCGACGGGCGCGTCCTCGTCACCGCGGAGGGCCCGGGCGAGGCGGTCGAGGCCCTCCGGGCGTGGCTGCGGTCCGCGGGGACGCCGGGCACGGTGACGACCGTCGTCGACTCCCTCAGCGCGGCACGCGGCGGGTACAGTGGCTTCGACCGGCGCTGACCGGCGCTGACCGGTACAGACCGGTACAGACCCCCGCGCTGACCGGTCCAGACCGGCACAGACCGGTACAGACCCCCGCGCTGACCGGCCCCGACGAGCCCGGACCGGCACCGGAGACGACCCCCGAGACCACACGGAGAAAGCCCAGCACCATGCACCTGAAGTCGCTGACACTCAAGGGCTTCAAGTCCTTCGCGTCGGCGACGACGCTCGCGCTGGAACCCGGCATCTGCGCCGTCGTCGGCCCGAACGGGTCGGGGAAGTCCAACGTCGTCGACGCCCTCGCGTGGGTCATGGGCGAACAGGGCGCCAAGACCCTGCGCGGCGGCAAGATGGAGGACGTCATCTTCGCCGGGGCGGGCGACCGCAAGCCGCTCGGGCGGGCCGAGGTCACGCTGACGATCGACAACTCCGACGGGGCGCTGCCGATCGAGTACTCCGAGGTCTCGGTCACCCGGCGGATGTACCGCGACGGGGCGAGCGAGTACGAGATCAACGGGGCGAAGGCCCGCCTCATGGACATCCAGGAGCTCCTCAGCGACTCCGGCATCGGGCGGGAGATGCACGTCATCGTCGGGCAGGGGCGGCTCGCGCAGATCCTCGAGTCCCGGCCCGAGGAACGCCGCGCGTTCATCGAGGAGGCCGCCGGCGTGCTCAAACACCGGCGTCGCCGCGAGAAGGCCCAGCGCAAGCTCACCTCGATGCAGGGCAACCTCGACCGGCTCCACGACCTCACCGACGAACTCCGCACGCAGCTCAAGCCCCTCGCCCGGCAGGCGGAGGCCGCCCAGCGTGCCGCGACGGTGCAGGCCCGTATCCGGGAGGCGCGGCTCACCCTCGCGGCGGACACCGTCTGCGAACTCTCGGAGGAGCTGTCCTCGACGGAGTCCCGGGCGGCGGCGCTGGCCGAACGGCTGTCCGGGCTCACGGCCACCGTCGAGGAGCAGACCGAGGAGCTCACGGTCATGGAGGAGGAGCTCCGGCAGGCCCTCGAGGCCGCCGAGGCCGCCCGGTCGCTCTGGTACCGGCTGTCCTCCGTCGCGGAGCGCAACGCCGCGACGATCCGCATCGCCGCCGACCGCGCGGACGACCACGGTGCGGAGGCGGCGTGGAGCGGGCCCGACCCGGCGGAGCTGCTCGCCCGGGCGGAGCGCCTCGACGAGGAGCAGCTGCGGCTCGACGAGGAGGTCGAGATCGCCTCCGAGCGGCTCGACGCGGTGCGGGAGGACGTCGCCGAACGGGACGAGGCCGCCCGTGCCGCGGAGAAGGAGCACCTCGCCCGGGTGCGGGCGGTCGCCGACCGGCGGGAGGGGCTCGTCCGGCTCCTCGCGAGCCAGGAGTCGGCCGAGGCCCGGCGGACGTCCCTCGAGGCCGAGGTCGGGCGGCTCACCCAGACCGTGGAGGAGCAGCAGGCCGCCGCCGCCCGGGCGCAGGCCGAGGCGGAGGAGGCCCGGGGGGAGGCCGACGCCGTCGACGGCGAGGGCGACGGGCTCGCCACGGCCGGGGAACGCGCCGAGGAGGAGAGCCGCGCCGCCGACGCGCGCGTCGCCGAACTCCGGGCGGAGGAGCGGGACATCGAACGCACCGTCGCGTCCCTCACCGCCCGCATCGACACGTGGGAGGACCAGCTCCGGCCCCGCGACGGCGGGGACGTCGCCGCCCGGGCCGCCACGGCCCTCGACCTCGGGGAGCTCAGCCCGCTCGCCGGGGCGGTCACCGCCCACGCCGGGTGGGAGCGTGCCCTGTCCGCCGTGCTCGCCGCCGGTGCCGACGGGCTCGCCGGGTCCGTCGACCCGCGCGTCCTCGCGGCCCTCGAGGAGGCCGACGCCGGGCGCGCGCTGCTGCTCGACCGGCGGGAGGCGGCCGGGTGGCGGCTCGACGCCGAGGTCCCGGACGGTGCCCGCTGGCTCCTCGACCTCGTCGACGCCCCCGACGACCTGCGGTTCGCCGTCGCCTCGCTGCTCGTCGACGTCGTCGCGGTCGACGGTGTGGAGGCGGCGCGGGACGTCGTCGAGAATGACCCCCGCCTCCGGGCCGTGACCCGCACGGGGACCGTCGTCGGCGCGGGGTGGGCGGCCGCCGGGTCCGGGGGCACGACGCCGGTGGAGCTCGCCGGGAAGGTCGCCGCCGCGCGGGGGGAGAGGGACGACGCCGTGAACCGCCTCAGCGACCTCCAGGCCGGCATCGGGGCGGCCGAGGAGACGGCGGCGGAACGCCGGACCGCGGCCGCCGCCGCCCGGGCCGCCGCCCGCGAGCACCGCGGCCGCGTCGAGGCGGCCACCCGGCGCGCGACCGCGACCGCGCGGACCGCCGAGGAGACCGCGCGGCAGCTCCGACGGGCGCGGGACCAGCGGGACGACGCGGAACGCCGGCTCGCCGAGGTCGTGCAGGAGTGCGACGACGTCGCGGACCGCCTCGCCCGCGTCGACGACGACGGGCACGAGGAGGAGCCGTCGACGGACGAGCGCGACCGCGCCGCCGCCGCGCTCACCGAGGCCCGGGCGATGGAGATGGAGGCCCGGCTGGCGCTGCGCACCGCCGAGGAGCGGGCCGGGGCCGGGCGCGGCCGGGCCGACGGGCTGCGCCGGCAGGCCCGGCAGGAGCAGGCGGCGCGGGAACAGTTCGAACGCTCCGTCGCCCGGCGGCGGGCGGCCCGGGAGGTCGCGGCGGCGGTCCACGCGGAGGCGCAGCGCGTCGACGCCCGGATCCGTGACGCCCTCGACCGGGCGGAGCGGCAGCGCACGATCACCGGCGAGTCCCACACCCGGTGGCAGAGTTCCCTGTCCCGGAAGAAGGACGAGGTCAACGCGCTGACGACCCAGCTGGGGCGGCTCAACGACACCGTCCACGAGGTGGAGCTCGCGCGCAGCCAGGCGCAGCTCAAGCTCGAGCAGGCCCTGGAACAGGCGATGGAGCAGCTCGGCATGAACGCCACCGAACTCGCCGCGGCGGCGCCCGAGGGGCCGGTCGACCGGACCGCGACGCGCAAGGAGCTCGCCGCGGCGGAGAAGGACCTCCGGTCCCTCGGCAAGGTCAACCCGCTGGCGCTCGAGGAGTACGCGGCGCTCGAGGAACGCTACCGGTTCCTCGCCGAGCAGCTCGACGACGTCGAACGGGCCCGGGCCGACCTCGAGGGCGTGATCCGGGACGTCGACGACACGATCCTCCAGCTCTTCACCGACGCGTGGCGGGACGTCGAGGCGGAGTTCCCCACGGTGTTCGCCACGTTGTTTCCCGGCGGTGCCGGGCGCCTCGTGCTCACCGACCCGGACGACATGCTCACGACCGGCATCGAGGTCGAGGCCCGCCCGCCGGGGAAGAAGGTCAAGCGGCTCACGCTGCTCTCCGGCGGGGAGAAGTCCCTCACCGCGCTGGCGATGCTCGTCGCGATCTTCCGGGCCCGGCCCAGCCCGTTCTACGTCATGGACGAGGTCGAGGCGGCCCTCGACGACGTCAACCTCCGCCGGCTCATCGCCCTGTTCGAGGAACTGCGCAAGGACAGCCAGCTCATCGTCATCACCCACCAGAAGCCGACGATGGACGTGGCGAACGTCCTCTACGGCGTGACGATGCGCGGCGACGGCGTCACCCGGGTCATCTCGCAGCGCATGAACCCGGCGGGGGCGGTGTCCTGACCTCCATCTAGGATGGTGGCGCACCTCTGACGGTCCGGCCCCGGACCGGGGGGACCCCACCAGCGGGCACCGGGTGCCACCGGACCCACCTCTGACCGAGAAGGACTATGACCGCACAGAGCCCCATCGCTGACCTGAACGACACGCTGCTGGCCTGGGCCTCCAGTACCGAGGCCCGGCTCGCGGGCCTGCTCCGCGAGGTCGAGGTCTTCGTCGACCTCGACATCTCGGGTGACGACGTCGAACGACTCACCACCTTCTACGGGACGTTCCTCTCGCGCCAGATCGCGGCCGGGGGGTCGGAGGAGGCGCTCATCGAGGCGTGCCCGGCGCTCACCGCGACGACGCTCATCGCCCGCGCCGCCCGGCTGAACCAGGTCGGGGAGCTCGGGCGGGAGTACTGGGCCGGGCTCGGGCTCGAGCCGGACGCGCGCCGCACCGGGCTGCTCGACTACCGGGCCACCCTCGTCGCCGCCGGGCTCGACCCGATGGACGCGGTCGCCGACGGCCCGGACGGGGAGATCGGCAGGCTCTTCGCCCACGTGGGCATCGCGTCGGACTGGCAGCCGGAACTCATCGAGCTCATCGACTCCCGCCGGGGGACCGACGACGAACTCCCCGACCCGGCCGACGAGGCCCGGGCGGTCGTCGCGGCCCTGTCCGGCGGGGACCGCCAGGCCGGGCCCCTCGCCACCGTGCTGCCCGACCTGGCCGTCCGGCTCATCACCCCGCTCGTCGAGATCGTCCGCTTCGCCGCGGCCCACCCGGTGACCTGGCGGGCGACGCTGCCGGACACGGGGCTGCCCCGGCTCATCGTCGAGGACGTCGTGGAGGAGCTGCGGGAACGGCCCGTCGGCACGGTCGAGCGCCGGCACACCGTCGGCGTGGCGAACCGTGAGGAGAACCCGCGCCTCGCCGTGGACCTCCGCCGGCAACGCGTCGTCCTGCGCCTGCCCGAGCAGCCCCTGTCGGACGAGCCCGGGGCCGAGGTCCGGTGGCGCGTCGACCTCGACGGCGAACCGCACGCCTTCCGGACCGGGCGCGGCGAGGGGCACGCCGAGACGGTGACGGAGGTCCTGGACATCCCCGTCCGGCGCCCGCTGCGGGAGATCGCCGTCGCGGACACGACCCACGGCCAGTCGTGGACGATTCCGGTGGTCGACGACGAGGACCCGGTGCTCGTGTTCACCCGGCGGGGGGCGGACCTCACCGGGCGCTCCACCCTCCACCACTCGGACGTGGAGGTCGTGTGCCCGGCGGACGCGACGGTGACGGACCCCGTCCGGGACCGTGACGTGCCCGTCATCGCCGAGCGCCCGCTGAAGAACTGGGACGGGTGGGTCATCCGCCACGTCGACCTCCGCGACGCGTTGTCGCTGCACGTGGGGCGTCCGGGCGACAACCGCCCGCCGATGTCGGGGGTGCGGGCGGTCGACCCGCGCCAGCGGGTGCGGTTCGACGAGCCGGGTGAGCCGGTCCCGTTCCTGGAGTCGGCCGGCGGGCTGCCGATCCACGCGGCGAGCCTCCAGGCCGTGTTCCCCCCGACGGTGTCCGGTGACGCGGAGATCTGGTTCCTGTCCGTCAGCGCCTTCGCCGGCCCCGGCCGGGTCGGGGAGGACGTGTCGGAGGAGGAGCCGCTGGAGGTCCCGGCCGGGGGCGGGGTGTTCGACGTCCTCGACCCGGAGGCCTACGACAGCCCGTGGGTCGGCGAGTACCTCGTCCGCCTCCGCGGGCCGCGGAACGAGTCCTTCCGGCACGAGTACGCCGTCGTCGA
The sequence above is drawn from the Corynebacterium bovis DSM 20582 = CIP 54.80 genome and encodes:
- a CDS encoding alanine/glycine:cation symporter family protein, with product MDTVASFLADPVNYWYWWVVAALLLIAGIAFGVMTGAVQIRLIPEMFRTVKETPGEDADSNQISAFKAFTISAASRVGTGNVAGVAVAITTGGPGAVFWMWLIALVGGATSFVESTLAQLWKERDTENRAYRGGPAYYMTKGLNARWLAVLFGIAITLTYGFVYNAVQTNSIVEAFSVSFGSDAMSTRLIIGAVIAAVTAVVIFGGIQRIANVTQVIVPFMAGAYIIIGAVVVAMNISAVPDMISLIVGHALGFREVTGATLGVAIQQGIRRGLFSNEAGQGSAPNAAATASVSHPVKQGLVQTLGVYFDTLVVCSITAFIILLSHPSFGEGVESSALTQRALASEVGAWGTHAITFILFFLAFSSVIGNYYLAQSNIEYFTRNRGVLAGFRVLVVLCVFAGAVGTVPLVWNLADTFAATMVVLNLIAIIPLSRVAVRLLRNYMEQRREGKDPVFHRSMMPDIPNVECWGPADPEIREGVRPS
- a CDS encoding acylphosphatase produces the protein MRLTAWVHGDVQGVGFRWATRVRALELGLVGYARNYADGRVLVTAEGPGEAVEALRAWLRSAGTPGTVTTVVDSLSAARGGYSGFDRR
- the smc gene encoding chromosome segregation protein SMC, whose protein sequence is MHLKSLTLKGFKSFASATTLALEPGICAVVGPNGSGKSNVVDALAWVMGEQGAKTLRGGKMEDVIFAGAGDRKPLGRAEVTLTIDNSDGALPIEYSEVSVTRRMYRDGASEYEINGAKARLMDIQELLSDSGIGREMHVIVGQGRLAQILESRPEERRAFIEEAAGVLKHRRRREKAQRKLTSMQGNLDRLHDLTDELRTQLKPLARQAEAAQRAATVQARIREARLTLAADTVCELSEELSSTESRAAALAERLSGLTATVEEQTEELTVMEEELRQALEAAEAARSLWYRLSSVAERNAATIRIAADRADDHGAEAAWSGPDPAELLARAERLDEEQLRLDEEVEIASERLDAVREDVAERDEAARAAEKEHLARVRAVADRREGLVRLLASQESAEARRTSLEAEVGRLTQTVEEQQAAAARAQAEAEEARGEADAVDGEGDGLATAGERAEEESRAADARVAELRAEERDIERTVASLTARIDTWEDQLRPRDGGDVAARAATALDLGELSPLAGAVTAHAGWERALSAVLAAGADGLAGSVDPRVLAALEEADAGRALLLDRREAAGWRLDAEVPDGARWLLDLVDAPDDLRFAVASLLVDVVAVDGVEAARDVVENDPRLRAVTRTGTVVGAGWAAAGSGGTTPVELAGKVAAARGERDDAVNRLSDLQAGIGAAEETAAERRTAAAAARAAAREHRGRVEAATRRATATARTAEETARQLRRARDQRDDAERRLAEVVQECDDVADRLARVDDDGHEEEPSTDERDRAAAALTEARAMEMEARLALRTAEERAGAGRGRADGLRRQARQEQAAREQFERSVARRRAAREVAAAVHAEAQRVDARIRDALDRAERQRTITGESHTRWQSSLSRKKDEVNALTTQLGRLNDTVHEVELARSQAQLKLEQALEQAMEQLGMNATELAAAAPEGPVDRTATRKELAAAEKDLRSLGKVNPLALEEYAALEERYRFLAEQLDDVERARADLEGVIRDVDDTILQLFTDAWRDVEAEFPTVFATLFPGGAGRLVLTDPDDMLTTGIEVEARPPGKKVKRLTLLSGGEKSLTALAMLVAIFRARPSPFYVMDEVEAALDDVNLRRLIALFEELRKDSQLIVITHQKPTMDVANVLYGVTMRGDGVTRVISQRMNPAGAVS